A window of Streptomyces sp. SAI-127 contains these coding sequences:
- a CDS encoding small secreted protein: protein MNTKLAAALSGGAVLVLALTGCGGSEDNKELDAWAKKVCDLVPAQNKKITAAYDAITKAAEDTESTPAELQKADSQAFQDLADGYKARATVISTAGAPPGAEDGEKKLQAAVKQLTALSAAYADMKTQVDGLNTKDQAKFATGLKEVSAEMNKVETQRQTALAALKDLESGDTKQALSEQSGCKQASTSPGASASATDS from the coding sequence GTGAACACGAAGCTCGCGGCCGCACTGTCCGGCGGTGCGGTACTGGTACTGGCACTGACGGGATGCGGTGGCAGCGAGGACAACAAGGAACTCGACGCCTGGGCCAAGAAGGTCTGTGACCTGGTGCCGGCCCAGAACAAGAAGATCACGGCGGCCTACGACGCGATCACCAAGGCGGCCGAGGACACCGAGAGCACCCCGGCGGAGCTCCAGAAGGCCGACTCCCAGGCCTTCCAGGACCTTGCCGACGGCTACAAGGCGCGCGCCACGGTCATCAGCACCGCCGGGGCGCCTCCCGGTGCCGAGGACGGTGAGAAGAAGCTCCAGGCCGCCGTCAAGCAGCTCACGGCTCTCTCGGCCGCCTATGCCGACATGAAGACGCAGGTGGACGGGCTCAACACCAAGGACCAGGCGAAGTTCGCGACCGGCCTCAAGGAGGTCTCGGCCGAGATGAACAAGGTGGAGACGCAGCGCCAGACCGCGCTCGCCGCGCTGAAGGACCTGGAGTCGGGCGACACCAAGCAGGCACTGTCCGAGCAGTCCGGCTGCAAGCAGGCCTCGACGTCTCCGGGGGCGTCCGCGTCGGCGACGGACAGCTGA